The Podospora pseudocomata strain CBS 415.72m chromosome 1 map unlocalized CBS415.72m_1, whole genome shotgun sequence genome has a segment encoding these proteins:
- the SPC2 gene encoding signal peptidase complex subunit spc2 (BUSCO:EOG09265B95; EggNog:ENOG503P41E; COG:S) has translation MATQEKITVYNLADLKNTTDDAIPNYLTSLSFTPSHLLTDVRLALGFSAFALSAACFAWDYNFGFESTKTYTAFAVALYTILNGLLTFWIFYVEKGTIYQGTSPKGDKIRISTETKKNVPVYHMTIEVKDGKTGERKTMKISRSFTEWFDAAGRFVAAPLQTVLAQGVDVIGRVDTKRANAAKVESGEAGPSAVYTPEMLAMLSGEGVSVVGSAAETATGTEAAEAKKGGKRRKN, from the exons ATGGCCACCCAAGAAAAGATCACGGTCTACAACTTAGCAG ACCTCAAaaacaccaccgacgacgccatccccaactacctcacctccctctccttcaccccctcccacctcctcaccgacgtccgcctcgccctcggcttcTCCGCGTtcgccctctccgccgcctgcTTCGCCTGGGACTACAACTTCGGCTTCGAGTCCACAAAAACTTACACCGCCTTCGCCGTCGCCCTCTACACCATCCTCAACGGACTCCTCACCTTTTGGATCTTCTATGTCGAAAAGGGCACAATCTACCAGGGCACCTCCCCAAAAGGTGACAAGATCCGGATTTCGACCGAGACAAAAAAGAATGTACCAGTCTATCACATGACGATTGAGGTCAAGGATGGGAAGACAggggagaggaagacgatgaagattAGCAGGAGTTTTACCGAGTGGTTTGATGCCGCGGGGAGGTTTGTTGCGGCACCGTTGCAGACTGTGTTGGCGCAGGGGGTGGATGTTATTGGGAGGGTTGATACCAAGAGGGCGAATGCTGCAAAGGTTGAGAGTGGGGAGGCAGGGCCGTCGGCGGTATATACTCCTGAGATGTTGGCTATGTTgagtggtgagggggttAGTGTTGTTGGGTCTGCGGCCGAGACGGCGACGGGGACGGAGGCGGCTGAGGcgaagaaggggggaaagaggaggaagaactAG
- a CDS encoding uncharacterized protein (EggNog:ENOG503NUT3; BUSCO:EOG0926431P; COG:S) — translation MAQVPVQTIHRDPQLFYWILFPITIVMILTGILRHYATVLMSSAPKPLDLRSTREQRSLLHGISLRTNFHVLSPRSFHSRRDAVITAYESGAYLKDPERKGQPPANPMTDPSSMDGMMGMMKNQMAMIIPNTLIMSWINAFFSGYVIMKLPFPLTIKFKSMLQAGVGTKDMDPRWMSSISWYFLCMFGLQSVFNFLLGNDNAASQMAQQMGQMGPQAPQMFGPGVDPNKQFLAEAENLAVIEHHSVLDGVEQRLLKGIRV, via the exons ATGGCGCAAGTACCAGTCCAGACGATCCATAGGGATCCCCAGTTATT ctACTGgatcctcttccccatcaccataGTCATGATCCTCACCGGCATCCTCCGCCACTACGCCACAGTCCTCATGTCCTCcgcccccaaacccctcgACCTCCGCTCCACCCGCGAGCAGCgttccctcctccacggcaTCTCCCTCCGCACCAACTTCCACGTCCTCTCTCCCCGCTCCTTCCACTCCCGCCGCGACGCCGTCATCACCGCCTACGAATCAGGCGCATACCTCAAAGACCCAGAGAGAAAGGGTCAGCCCCCGGCAAACCCAATGACAGACCCGAGCTCGATGGACGggatgatgggcatgatgaaGAACCAGATGGCTATGATCATCCCCAACACGCTGATCATGAGCTGGATCAACGCTTTTTTCAGCGGTTATGTTATTA TGAAATTACCCTTCCCCCTGACCATCAAGTTCAAGAGTATGCTTCAGGCTGGTGTGGGAACCAAGGACATGGACCCGAGGTGGATGTCAAGTATCAGTTGGTACTTTTTGTGCATGTTTGGTTTGCAGTCTGTGTTCAACTTTTTGCTTGGCAATGACAATG CTGCCAGCCAAATGGCTCAGCAGATGGGCCAGATGGGCCCTCAGGCGCCACAAATGTTTGGCCCTGGTGTTGACCCCAATAAGCAGTTCCTGGCCGAGGCGGAGAACCTGGCTGTGATTGAACACCATTCGGTTCTGGACGGTGTCGAACAGCGGCTTCTTAAGGGAATCAGGGTATAA
- the rpc25 gene encoding DNA-directed RNA polymerase III complex subunit Rpc25 (COG:K; EggNog:ENOG503P1TA), producing MWIVTKIADLVQLRPQDFYKTSLEAIEDKINEKYANKVIPNIGLCVCVWDITDASEGLIGQYDGFVNINVEFHMVVFRPHRGEVIQARIKEQTSQGMRQPARVALVTNRRHSVEAEKVWLWKSDEETQLYYDTHEIVRFMVLEERWYTQPPTKPKESTDSDVPTKTTYQAPYSIIGTMAAPGLGITLWWE from the exons ATGTGGATTGTC ACCAAAATCGCCGATCTGGTGCAGCTCAGGCCCCAAGACTTCTACAAGACCAGTCTTGAAGCCATCGAGGACAAGATCAATGAGAAATATGCCAACAAAGTCATTCCAAACATCGGCCTCTGCGTCTGCGTATGGGACATCACCGATGCCTCAGAAGGTCTGATAGGACAATACGATGGTTTTGTCAACATAAATG TTGAGTTCCACATGGTGGTCTTCCGGCCACACAGGGGCGAAGTTATCCAGGCACGTATCAAGGAGCAAACTTCCCAAGGCATGCGGC AACCTGCTCGAGTCGCCCTTGTCACTAACCGCCGCCATAGTGTCGAGGCCGAAAAGGTCTGGCTTTGGAAGTCTGACGAGGAAACACAGCTGTACTATGACACCCACGAAATCGTGCGCTTCATGGTTCTCGAGGAGAGGTGGTACACCCagccaccaacaaaaccaaaGGAGTCCACTGATTCCGATGTGCCAACAAAAACCACCTACCAGGCCCCATATTCCATAATTGGGACAATGGCCGCCCCTGGTCTTGGCATCACCTTGTGGTGGGAGTGA
- a CDS encoding uncharacterized protein (EggNog:ENOG503P0F4; COG:S), which translates to MSYNYGPPPPPPQPAPPSSSPTGYNSYGATRGGHGGRGRGGHGNGDRGGFHQPAPAYGYGQPQYGPQAPGPYAGPHPAQPGYPQQPQQQWHPEHGQQQQHAQHSSSQPPHGSLPAQNYHPNYAPQIYQPQAPYGSQPQYPHAGPPPYGPGYPTGAPHQGPPAQQWGSHPQQTPPTSGPYGGGGRGGRGGYNDRGGPKGQMMGPPIRIGFDNSNSQPPPAPVSAPYPPQPYGGPHGPPAPYAAPYSAYPPPAPYMPGPAPFDGHTGHNPRHHNRGGGFHNNSKNRSHFGGDKHRNRNQNKGQASQTPPTHHQKPDAASASKKKKRKTNTLGLTPGDESEEDLENEEERLTELIGAEAPNPQTSAELAAWIAERRAKFPTKAKIEAAKKATGKTQNGDASKDSESDLVQKAEKLRKQLKKVESSIKRKREQQDEGDEMRDLHLSSSPSTDSKSDDEKPEVMSTRQDSHNLPPPPRKADPTKHCKYYSTGGNCGKRGKCRFVHDATVREAALREREMNGGRMTLQQRLTLNDKEQEDLTIVKTVKYLQDKGLVPKPAPGSAAAAARPESSTAPQPQPPTVAKKEPGNGLPPIPPVPKYAGWNMNGFGNTGGRSSEQ; encoded by the exons ATGTCGTATAATTACGgacccccaccgcctcctccacaaccagcaccaccgagcAGTTCTCCGACTGGTTATAATTCTTATGGCGCGACGCGTGGAGGGCATGGTGGGAGGGGGCGTGGAGGTCACGGAAACGGCGATCGCGGTGGCTTTCACCAACCTGCACCTGCATATGGCTACGGGCAACCCCAATACGGCCCTCAGGCTCCGGGTCCTTACGCGGGACCGCATCCCGCTCAACCAGGCTatcctcagcaacctcagcaacagTGGCACCCCGAGCAtggtcagcaacagcagcacgCTCAGCACTCATcttctcaaccaccacacgGGTCACTTCCTGCTCAAAACTACCACCCCAACTACGCTCCGCAGATTTATCAACCACAGGCACCCTACGGATCTCAACCACAATACCCTCACGCAGGCCCTCCTCCCTACGGCCCGGGTTATCCAACAGGAGCACCCCATCAAGGTCCTCCAGCTCAACAGTGGGGCAGTCATCCTCAACAAACACCTCCTACATCAGGACCgtatggtggaggtgggcgaGGTGGTCGCGGCGGTTATAACGACCGCGGTGGACCCAAAGGGCAAATGATGGGACCCCCCATCCGGATAGGATTTGATAACAGCAactctcaaccacctcccgctCCAGTGAGCGCACCATACCCACCTCAACCTTACGGTGGACCTCACGGTCCTCCTGCACCGTACGCTGCGCCGTACTCCGcatatcctcctccagcaccataCATGCCTGGGCCAGCGCCATTTGACGGCCATACTGGTCACAATCCCCGCCATCACAATCGTGGCGGTGGTTTTCATAACAATTCCAAAAACCGTTCCCACTTTGGCGGCGACAAGCATCGCAATCGCAACCAAAACAAGGGACAGGCCTCCCAGACCCCTCCGACCCATCATCAGAAGCCTGATGCTGCGTCGgcgagcaaaaagaagaagcgcaagaCTAACACACTGGGCCTAACACCTGGAGATGAGTCTGAGGAAGACTTGGAGAATGAAGAAGAACGTCTGACCGAGTTGATCGGCGCCGAGGCCCCAAA TCCCCAAACCTCGGCCGAGCTTGCTGCGTGGATTGCTGAACGCCGCGCCAAGTTTCCTACTAAAGCGAAGATCGAGGCCGCCAAGAAGGCAACGGGCAAGACTCAAAATGGTGACGCCAGCAAGGACTCTGAATCCGACCTCGTCCAGAAGGCTGAGAAACTTAGAAAACAACTGAAAAAGGTCGAATCGAGCATCAAGCGGAAGCGCGAACAGCAGGATGAAGGGGACGAGATGAGGGATCTGCATTTGAGCTCATCTCCCTCGACCGATTCTAAATCGGATGACGAGAAGCCTGAAGTCATGTCAACTCGTCAGGATtcccacaacctccctcctccgcctaGAAAGGCAGACCCGACCAAACACTGCAAGTATTATTCGACGGGCGGTAACTGTGGAAAGCGGGGCAAGTGCCGCTTTGTTCACGATGCCACGGTCCGTGAGGCTGCTTTGAGAGAGCGTGAGATGAACGGCGGGCGCATGACCTTGCAGCAACGTCTCACGCTGAATGacaaggagcaggaggaccTTACCATTGTCAAGACGGTTAAATATCTCCAGGACAAGGGCCTTGTTCCTAAACCAGCTCCAGGttctgcggcggcggcagcgcgGCCTGAATCTAGCACagccccccagccccaaccccctaCGGTTGCCAAGAAGGAACCAGGCAATGGCCTTCCTCCTATCCCGCCTGTGCCTAAGTATGCTGGCTGGAATATGAACGGGTTCGGCAATACCGGGGGTAGATCGAGTGAGCAGTAG
- the VPS10 gene encoding vacuolar protein sorting/targeting protein PEP1 (COG:U; EggNog:ENOG503NUWY), which yields MRAWRALQATALLASALWATPLAAAKDHPTFHSKEFENIPMNINYFADSDVVLFQDIDDGNVYLSNDAGAKWERVDAVPEGKAVLLTMHEFDSKRAYILTEGSKHYRTTDRGKNWEKFDSGVDLSIFRPDMLAFHADDPDRIIFNGMRCHGFQCQEVTTYTTDGFKTKGKALRDDTDGCWWAKGSELFTTGEDDLDKDRVICIVRDKVSPLKQDQRLKISDNFFKGTEEAKNIQEFEPNLDTDKAIQGVVSIAIVKKWILVATTSLNTDEMALFVTDDTKKWSRAAFPAAHDSHDHRLAQNAYTVLESTNYSIQVDVRTSNQGNPMGVMYSSNSKGNHFTENAEHTNRNKHGHVDFEKIAGIQGVYLVNKVKNWEEVEKKAGADKEIYSEITFDDGRTFEKITADGKRIHLHSVTDLSNIGRVFSSAAPGIVMGVGNTGDELKSYWDKGNLYVSDDAGKTWTKALDGPHKYEFGDQGSILVAVKDSKEEDISEISYSLDHGQKWKTESLPDDLKIRPYILTTSQDSTSLKFLLIGKTKKSPEWRVISIDFEGLHEDTCKEDDMEVWSARVDKDGKPTCLMGHTQSFHRRKKDAKCFLKQEFKHAVAETKDCDCTEQDYECDFNFERDEDGECVKKGKVLAPEGACKDKKPDDTFKGTSGYRKIPGNTCKDTDKMKDKYKDKEWKCKDAIGGNGGPTHELTGKVEQTKHVMEGKKWDGFEKHYLERGDSSTGTDETVIMRPLNKAGPILVSFNHGKDWKTPEKLEDEEITAIIPHQYFKDAVFFLTSGKKVFVTMDRCKTFQAFDAPTKPDNDMFPLAFHPDHKDWLIWMGKKCDDGECYGVAHATEDPFDYWRTIGKQVRRCEFTGSSAYKFEGRKENQILCLKHEKEDKAKPLVLASSNDWFKNEEVYGKNVKDFATMAEFIVVAAEDTEKKTLQASASLDGKNYANAHFPHGFKVTHQHAYTVLDSSTHAVNLFVATSMEEGRQYGTIIKSNSNGTSYVVSVRNVNCDESYYVDFEKMLGLEGVAVVNVVANLDDKKGTKKLRTQITHNDGAQWAYLRAPVGDNLEPKLPCHDEQGSKDCALHIHGYTERRDHGKTHSSQGAVGIMFGWGNTGDSLGPLKEADTYMTTDAGKTWKRVMKGTWTWAIGDQGGILILAQTTASASRKQSNKLFYSFDRGNTWKEHEFSEKEVELWDVTTVRSGGSHSFLLWGKDEDDKAFTMKLNFKGFANKDCQFDKDHPENGDYELWSPEHPAQNGECLFGHKSKYLRKKIAKDGDVQCWNTMKMSPLYGKEDCECQREDFECDYNFEMDPFEQCSLVNGLSPMTREQWCSEHPDAIEFFPPSGYRRIPLTTCKGGKTMDEQSEPVACPQKEEEYEKKHRRSGWSIFFAVVIPVVIAAGAGWYVWRNWNGKFGQIRLGENGTSTHVFDEGQPWVKYPIIAISGVVAVVVAIPVVAGAVWRVVKGGMERVGLLGGAGGGSRGRWSRLGGGGGGWGSRRFTTRDSFARGAGGYDIVDGDDEGELLGDEESDEEQV from the exons ATGAGGGCTTGGAGAGCTTTGCAGGCCACGGCCTTGCTGGCCTCAGCTTTATGGGCGACACCCCTCGCTGCTGCGAAGGATCACCCAACCTTCCACTCCAAAGAGTTCGAAAATATACCCATGAATATCAACTACTTTGCCGACTCGGATGTAGTGCTGTTCCAGGATATCGATGATGGCAATGTCTATCTCTCCAACGACGCCGGCGCAAAGTGGGAGCGCGTGGACGCTGTGCCCGAAGGCAAGGCCGTGCTCCTGACCATGCACGAGTTCGATTCGAAGCGCGCCTATATCCTTACAGAGGGCTCCAAGCATTACCGAACGACGGATCGCGGCAAGAATTGGGAAAAGTTTGACTCGGGCGTCGACCTGAGCATCTTTCGACCCGATATGCTGGCTTTCCACGCCGACGACCCTGATCGTATAATTTTCAATGGCATGAGATGCCATGGCTTTCAGTGCCAGGAGGTTACAACTTATACCACCGATGGATTCAAGACCAAGGGAAAGGCCTTGCGGGACGATACggatggctgctggtgggccaAGGGCTCAGAACTATTCACGACAGGAGAAGATGACCTCGATAAAGACCGTGTTATTTGCATCGTCAGGGACAAAGTCTCGCCTTTGAAGCAGGACCAGCGCCTCAAGATCTCGGACAACTTCTTCAAAGGGACCGAGGAAGCCAAGAATATTCAAGAGTTCGAACCGAACTTGGATACTGACAAGGCTATCCAGGGTGTTGTGAGCATTGCGATCGTGAAGAAGTGGATCTTGGTCGCAACTACCTCGCTCAACACTGACGAGATGGCGCTTTTTGTCACTGATGACACCAAGAAATGGAGCCGTGCTGCCTTCCCCGCGGCCCACGACAGCCACGACCACCGTCTTGCGCAAAACGCATACACCGTGTTGGAGAGCACCAATTACAGCATTCAGGTTGATGTACGGACATCGAACCAGGGTAATCCGATGGGTGTTATGTACAGCAGCAACTCCAAGGGTAACCACTTCACTGAAAACGCCGAGCATACCAACCGCAACAAGCATGGCCATGTCGACTTTGAAAAGATCGCTGGCATTCAGGGCGTCTATCTCGTCAACAAGGTCAAAAActgggaagaggttgaaaaGAAGGCCGGCGCTGACAAGGAGATCTACTCGGAAATCACTTTCGATGATGGGCGCACATTTGAGAAGATCACGGCTGATGGTAAGCGCATTCATCTCCACTCTGTAACGGATCTTAGCAACATCGGCCGCGTCTTCTCCAGCGCTGCCCCTGGCATTGTCATGGGTGTTGGCAACACTGGCGACGAGCTGAAGAGCTACTGGGATAAGGGCAACCTGTACGTCTCGGACGACGCCGGCAAAACATGGACCAAGGCTTTGGACGGGCCTCACAAATACGAGTTTGGTGACCAGGGTTCTATCTTGGTTGCTGTCAAGGACTCCAAGGAAGAGGACATCTCTGAGATCAGCTACTCTTTGGACCACGGCCAAAAATGGAAAACTGAATCTCTCCCGGATGATCTTAAGATCAGACCGTACATCCTTACCACCTCTCAGGATTCAACCAGCTTGAAATTCCTCCTCATTGGCAAGACGAAGAAGTCTCCGGAATGGCGCGTTATTTCTATCGACTTTGAGGGCCTTCACGAGGATACCTGCAAGGAGGATGACATGGAGGTGTGGTCTGCTCGTGTCGATAAGGACGGCAAGCCGACCTGCCTGATGGGCCACACTCAGAGCTTCCATCGCCGCAAGAAGGATGCTAAGTGCTTCCTGAAGCAGGAGTTCAAGCATGCTGTCGCCGAGACTAAGGACTGTGACTGCACGGAGCAAGACTATGAGTGTGACTTCAACTTCgagagggatgaggatggcgagtgtgtcaagaagggcaaggtaCTTGCACCTGAAGGAGCCTgcaaggacaagaagccaGATGATACCTTCAAGGGCACCTCGGGATACCGCAAGATTCCTGGTAACACTTGCAAGGATACCGACAAGATGAAGGACAAGTACAAGGATAAGGAGTGGAAGTGTAAGGACGCCATAGGCGGCAATGGTGGTCCCACTCATGAGCTCACCGGCAAGGTCGAACAGACAAAACATGTCATGGAAGGAAAGAAGTGGGACGGTTTTGAGAAGCACTATCTTGAGCGTGGTGATTCTAGCACTGGGACGGACGAGACGGTTATCATGCGCCCCCTTAACAAGGCTGGCCCGATTCTGGTCTCGTTCAACCATGGCAAAGACTGGAAAACGCCCGAAaagttggaggatgaggagattaCAGCCATCATTCCCCATCAGTACTTCAAGGATGCCGTTTTCTTCCTTACCTCTGGCAAGAAGGTATTCGTGACCATGGATCGCTGCAAGACGTTCCAGGCGTTCGATGCCCCTACTAAGCCAGATAATGACATGTTCCCTCTCGCTTTCCATCCAGATCACAAAGACTGGCTGATCTGGATGGGCAAGAagtgtgatgatggcgagtgTTACGGGGTTGCACATGCCACTGAGGATCCCTTCGACTACTGGCGGACAATTGGAAAACAGGTTCGCCGTTGTGAGTTCACCGGGTCTTCTGCCTACAAGTTCGAGGGCCGCAAGGAGAACCAGATTCTTTGTCTCAAGCATGAAAAGGAAGATAAGGCCAAGCCTTTGGTGCTTGCGTCATCGAACGACTGGTTCAAGAACGAAGAGGTCTACGGCAAAAACGTGAAGGATTTTGCGACCATGGCCGAGTTCATCGTCGTGGCTGCCGAAgataccgagaagaagacatTGCAAGCCAGCGCCAGTCTGGACGGCAAGAACTACGCCAACGCCCATTTCCCCCATGGTTTTAAGGTTACCCACCAGCACGCCTATACCGTTCTCGACAGTTCTACACATGCCGTCAACCTGTTTGTTGCCACCAGCATGGAGGAAGGCCGGCAATacggcaccatcatcaagagCAACTCTAACGGCACATCCTACGTGGTTAGCGTTCGCAACGTCAACTGTGACGAGTCATACTACGTTGACTTTGAAAAGATGCTCGGTCTGGAAGGCGTTGCGGTTGTCAACGTAGTCGCCAATTTAGACGACAAGAAGGGGACCAAGAAGCTCCGAACACAAATCACACACAACGACGGTGCCCAGTGGGCATATCTCCGCGCTCCCGTGGGAGACAACCTGGAGCCCAAGCTCCCCTGCCACGATGAGCAAGGCAGCAAGGACTGCGCCCTCCATATCCACGGGTACACCGAGCGCCGCGACCACGGCAAGACTCACTCCTCCCAAGGCGCCGTCGGAATCATGTTCGGCTGGGGTAACACGGGCGACTCCCTCGGCCCCCTCAAAGAAGCAGACACCTACATGACCACCGACGCGGGCAAAACCTGGAAGCGCGTCATGAAGGGCACCTGGACGTGGGCCATTGGCGACCAAGGCGGGATTCTCATCCTCGCACAGACtaccgcctccgcctcgaGGAAACAGTCAAACAAGCTCTTCTACTCCTTCGACCGAGGCAACACTTGGAAGGAGCACGAGTTCTCCGAAAAGGAGGTCGAACTATGGGACGTCACCACCGTCCGCTCAGGCGGCTCTcactccttcctcctctggggcaaggacgaagacgacaaaGCCTTCACCATGAAGCTCAACTTCAAGGGTTTCGCCAACAAGGACTGCCAATTCGACAAGGACCACCCCGAGAACGGGGACTACGAGCTCTGGTCACCAGAACACCCGGCGCAAAACGGCGAGTGCTTGTTTGGGCACAAGAGCAAGTATCTAAGGAAGAAGATTGCAAAGGACGGGGATGTGCAATGCTGGAACACGATGAAGATGTCACCCTTGTACGGAAAAGAGGATTGCGAATGCCAAAGGGAGGATTTCGAATG TGATTACAACTTTGAAATGGACCCCTTCGAACAGTGCTCACTCGTCAACGGGCTCTCTCCCATGACAAGAGAGCAGTGGTGCTCTGAACACCCCGACGCGATCGAATTCTTCCCACCGTCGGGGTACAGACGGATCCCCCTCACGACGTGCAAGGGCGGCAAGACGATGGACGAGCAGTCGGAGCCGGTGGCTTGCCCtcaaaaggaggaggagtacgaAAAGAAGCACCGCCGCTCGGGGTGGAGCATCTTCTTTGCGGTTGTCATTCCTGTCGTGATTGCTGCCGGGGCGGGGTGGTATGTCTGGAGGAACTGGAACGGCAAGTTTGGGCAGATTAGGCTGGGGGAGAACGGGACGAGCACCCATGTTTTTGATGAGGGACAGCCGTGGGTAAAGTACCCGATTATTGCCATTAGCGGGGTCGTTGCCGTTGTGGTGGCCAttccggtggtggcgggcgCGGTTTGGAGGGTTGtcaagggggggatggagagggttgggttgcttggtggtgcgggagggggatcgagagggaggtggagcagacttg gtggtggtggtggtggttgggggagcaggaggttTACCACACGGGATAGTTTTGCGAGGGGAGCGGGGGGGTATGATAttgtggatggggatgatgagggggagttgcttggggatgaggagagtgatgaggagcagGTTTAG
- the SUN4 gene encoding Sperm-associated antigen 4 protein (CAZy:GH132; EggNog:ENOG503NUJ1; COG:S), whose amino-acid sequence MKGLFKTAVAAAVVAGVVAQPHNHGHAHLHRHARKHNQSPVELEKRTDKTVIITEVVEGPTVVKYVLDGQVIPEEKAQEGIAAGQFAVIGSSKPSFSAPPPSVTTSIVLPEHGGQFFEKTTSAKPEPTTTSEAPKVKATEEPEPEKEEEEEEEEEPEVPKGTGLDAEFPSGKIRCSEVPTDYGAVKIPWSTTRGWTTLASFGDWVKGKAVDNIDQPVDGTCGPKMMCSYACPPGYQKTQWPEEQGATGQSVGGLWCNADGFLELTRPSVKTLCEAGAGGVFVRNELDDNAAVCRTDYPGNENMIIPVDTQPGGTYPLTNPDSRTYYKWQGKPTTAQYYVNNAGVPVQEACKWKSEKYPDSAGNWSPTNIGVGKSLTGETFLSVFPNLPTSHAILNFDIKVEGDISGTCWLKAGTYSQDKGCTVGLKPGGTAYIVFKKPGSFQV is encoded by the exons ATGAAGGGACTTTTCAAAACTGCCGTCGCCGCGGCGGTTGTTGCCGGCGTTGTCGCTCAGCCCCATAACCACGGTCAcgcccacctccaccgtcaTGCCCGCAAGCACAACCAGTCGCCCGTTGAACTTGAGAAGCGCACCGACAaaaccgtcatcatcaccgaggttgttgagggccCCACCGTTGTCAAGTACGTTCTTGACGGCCAGGTCAtccccgaggagaaggctcaGGAGGGTATCGCCGCCGGCCAGTTCGCTGTTATTGGGTCGTCGAAGCCTTCCTTCagcgcccctcctccttccgtCACCACCTCGATCGTTCTTCCCGAGCATGGTGGTCAGTTCTTCGAGAAGACCACCAGCGCCAAGCCTGAACCCACCACAACTTCGGAAGCtcccaaggtcaaggctaCCGAGGAGCCGGAAcccgagaaggaggaggaagaggaggaggaggaggagcccgaGGTTCCCAAGGGAACCGGTCTGGACGCCGAATTTCCCAGCGGCAAGATTCGTTGCAGTGAGGTTCCTACCGACTATGGTGCTGTCAAGATTCCCTGGTCTACCACTCGCGGCTGGACCACTTTGGCCAGCTTTGGCGACTGggtcaagggcaaggccgTTGACAACATTGACCAGCCTGTTGATGGCACCTGCGGGCCCAAGATGATGTGCTCTTATGCCTGCCCTCCCGGTTACCAGAAGACCCAGTGGCCCGAGGAGCAGGGTGCCACCGGCCAGTCTGTCGGTGGCCTGTGGTGCAATGCGGATGGTTTCTTGGAGCTCACCCGCCCCTCCGTCAAGACTCTTTGCGAGGCtggcgccggtggtgtcTTTGTCCGCAACGAGCTCGATGACAACGCTGCTGTTTGCCGTACAGACTATCCTGGCAACGAGAACATGATCATCCCCGTTGATACTCAGCCCGGCGGAACCTATCCTTTGACCAACCCCGACTCCAGGACCTACTACAAGTGGCAAGGCAAGCCCACCACGGCTCAATACTACGTCAACAACGCCGGTGTCCCCGTTCAGGAGGCCTGCAAGTGGAAGAGTGAGAAGTACCCCGATTCTGCCGGCAATTGGTCCCCCACCAACATCGGTGTCGGCAAGAGCTTGACGGGCGAGACCTTCCTTTCCGTCTTCCCCAACCTGCCTACCAGCCACGCCATTCTCAACTTTGACATCAAGGTCGAGGGTGACATCTCTGGTACCTGCTGGCTCAAGGCCGGCACTTACTCTCAGGACAAGGGCTGCACC GTCGGTCTCAAGCCTGGCGGCACTGCGTACATTGTTTTCAAGAAGCCCGGCAGCTTCCAGGTCTAA